In Anaerostipes hadrus ATCC 29173 = JCM 17467, a single genomic region encodes these proteins:
- a CDS encoding lectin like domain-containing protein has protein sequence MERIKKLIVVILCVGMISSLNISFIYASQSDGYHPLNIKIESPDVPKTVTPKRNARSLDSYYSSSELGQVTSVKDQGNTELCWAFGITSMGETSLIKQGIASTNIDFSEKHFGYFMYNRKNDILNNTKGDKTKVSGDWRYAGGNSLLAMLSLTGWYGLAKENIAPFNTGKWRLSDSVGQKDSAILKNGFFLGDTPQAAVVKSYIIGYGSVVMAYHAPEETWEETAYYGKNHEAYNCNSARQAANHIVAIVGWDDSYSRDNFNSGSRPSRDGAWIVKNSWGNQEGSNGYTYISYEDKSLCEFVAGQFVKASEYKYNYFYDGSANPGILKLKKGQKFANVFTAKKGSAKKKELIKAVNLVTWSANVKYSIQIYRNPKDGRPTSGTKMLKRPVTGTIREAGTHTIDLSRKAEVLRGDKFAVVVKLRSSGKIGFDENDDYHWVSFVNKTKKGQSYLYDHRKWNDLNPDHATMRLKAYTVMQPVNKIHLRYCKADSKNKNPKGIVLYYKGKHLKKNKDYKIVKKEGHKYVIVKGRGRYRGTKKIYLKTK, from the coding sequence ATGGAAAGGATTAAGAAGCTTATTGTAGTTATTTTATGTGTCGGCATGATAAGTTCTTTAAATATTTCTTTTATCTATGCCTCACAGTCTGATGGATATCATCCATTGAATATTAAGATTGAATCTCCAGATGTGCCAAAAACTGTAACGCCAAAGAGGAATGCCAGATCATTGGATTCATATTACAGTTCATCAGAACTTGGACAGGTAACATCAGTGAAAGATCAGGGAAACACAGAATTATGCTGGGCGTTTGGGATTACATCGATGGGAGAAACTTCTCTGATCAAACAAGGAATCGCAAGTACGAATATAGATTTTTCGGAGAAACATTTTGGATATTTTATGTACAATCGAAAAAACGATATATTAAATAATACCAAAGGGGACAAAACAAAAGTTTCAGGAGATTGGAGATATGCGGGCGGCAATTCACTGCTTGCAATGTTGTCGCTAACAGGATGGTATGGTCTTGCAAAAGAAAATATTGCACCATTTAATACAGGAAAATGGAGATTATCTGATTCTGTAGGACAAAAAGACAGTGCAATTCTGAAGAATGGATTTTTCCTTGGAGATACACCGCAAGCAGCAGTAGTAAAATCCTATATCATAGGATATGGTTCCGTAGTTATGGCGTACCATGCACCCGAAGAGACATGGGAAGAAACAGCCTATTACGGAAAGAATCATGAGGCATACAACTGCAATAGTGCCAGACAGGCAGCAAATCATATTGTTGCGATCGTTGGATGGGATGATAGTTATAGCAGAGATAATTTTAACAGTGGATCCAGACCGTCCAGAGATGGAGCATGGATCGTAAAAAACAGTTGGGGAAATCAAGAAGGAAGTAACGGATATACCTATATTTCTTATGAAGATAAATCTCTTTGTGAATTTGTTGCAGGGCAATTTGTGAAAGCCTCAGAGTATAAATACAATTATTTCTATGATGGTTCAGCGAATCCTGGAATTTTAAAACTGAAAAAAGGACAAAAGTTCGCAAATGTATTTACAGCGAAAAAAGGAAGTGCAAAGAAGAAAGAACTGATCAAAGCAGTGAATCTGGTAACTTGGTCTGCAAATGTCAAATACAGTATACAGATTTATAGAAATCCTAAAGATGGAAGACCAACAAGTGGAACAAAGATGTTAAAACGTCCGGTAACAGGAACGATCAGAGAGGCCGGAACGCATACGATCGATCTTTCAAGAAAAGCAGAGGTTCTGAGAGGAGACAAGTTTGCAGTTGTAGTAAAATTAAGATCTTCTGGTAAGATTGGTTTTGATGAAAATGATGATTATCACTGGGTATCTTTTGTTAATAAAACAAAAAAAGGACAGAGTTATCTTTATGATCATAGAAAATGGAATGATCTGAACCCAGATCATGCAACGATGCGTTTAAAGGCATATACAGTAATGCAGCCAGTAAACAAGATTCATTTGAGATATTGTAAGGCGGATTCTAAAAATAAGAATCCAAAGGGAATCGTATTATATTACAAAGGAAAGCATTTAAAAAAGAATAAAGATTACAAGATCGTCAAAAAAGAAGGTCACAAATATGTGATCGTAAAAGGAAGAGGAAGATATCGGGGAACGAAAAAAATTTATCTAAAAACCAAATAA
- the tadA gene encoding tRNA adenosine(34) deaminase TadA, translated as MTQEEKYMKEAIKQAKKAAAIGDVPIGCVIVEDDKIIARAYNQRNKKKTTLAHAELLAIQKASKKVNDWRLEDCTMYITLEPCQMCAGAIVQARIPKVVIGAMNPKAGCAGSVLNILQIDKFNHQVEIERGILEEECSQMLSDFFKELRRRKKGDKEHGKD; from the coding sequence GTGACACAAGAAGAAAAATACATGAAAGAAGCAATCAAACAAGCGAAGAAAGCGGCAGCGATCGGAGATGTTCCGATCGGATGTGTGATCGTTGAAGATGACAAGATCATTGCAAGAGCTTATAACCAGCGCAATAAGAAGAAGACAACATTGGCACATGCAGAACTTCTTGCGATTCAGAAAGCAAGTAAGAAAGTTAATGATTGGAGACTGGAAGATTGTACCATGTATATCACATTGGAACCATGTCAGATGTGCGCAGGAGCTATCGTACAGGCACGAATTCCCAAAGTTGTGATCGGAGCGATGAATCCAAAGGCGGGCTGTGCAGGATCTGTATTGAATATTTTACAGATTGACAAATTTAATCACCAAGTAGAGATAGAACGTGGTATATTAGAGGAAGAGTGCAGTCAGATGCTGTCTGATTTTTTTAAAGAATTAAGAAGAAGGAAGAAGGGGGACAAGGAACATGGAAAGGATTAA
- a CDS encoding DUF6128 domain-containing protein: MKQKESTRLSDYQRIVSYLYEYHHGIKGSNVGFAKIEKRQNRLRVYFHVKTNDQALEYKIYFYYFHQGAMNGIYLDTVKRTDAIIEFKNTYPLIDDFDKMDGFLLYYSNDHFFGSQWKDHPIIIRSFVPVESAENKNENTEKTVPPEPSPETETLSETEASPTSSLSEYIEALQLEKDAKEFTHPNPPKDFDWKEYPTLPMPPSYSLDPSIKIGLEDLDQIPDLDNNIKTNGFLLLNYGNFGHLMLAKDQDSGQRYLGIPGIFDNEKAFISRLFGFKTFITVPLKPHKTGNFGYFILPV, translated from the coding sequence ATGAAGCAAAAAGAGAGTACACGATTGTCAGATTATCAACGTATTGTATCTTATCTGTATGAATATCACCATGGAATCAAGGGTTCCAATGTCGGTTTTGCCAAAATAGAAAAACGCCAAAACCGTCTGAGGGTTTATTTCCATGTAAAAACAAATGATCAGGCATTGGAATACAAAATTTATTTTTATTATTTTCATCAGGGTGCTATGAATGGGATTTATCTTGATACGGTCAAGCGAACTGATGCGATCATTGAATTTAAAAACACATATCCTTTGATCGATGATTTTGATAAAATGGATGGATTCTTGCTGTATTATTCGAATGATCATTTCTTTGGATCGCAGTGGAAAGATCATCCGATCATTATACGAAGTTTTGTACCTGTGGAGTCTGCTGAAAATAAAAATGAGAATACTGAAAAAACGGTACCTCCAGAACCTTCGCCTGAAACCGAAACACTTTCTGAAACTGAAGCTTCTCCTACATCCAGTCTCTCAGAATACATTGAAGCCCTTCAATTAGAAAAGGATGCGAAAGAATTCACACATCCAAATCCACCAAAGGACTTCGACTGGAAGGAGTATCCCACCTTGCCCATGCCTCCTTCTTATAGCCTTGATCCTAGCATTAAGATCGGACTAGAAGATCTTGATCAGATTCCTGATCTTGATAACAACATAAAGACAAATGGTTTTCTCCTTTTAAATTATGGGAATTTCGGCCACTTAATGCTCGCGAAAGATCAAGACAGCGGCCAACGTTATCTTGGAATTCCTGGAATCTTTGATAACGAAAAAGCTTTTATCTCCCGTTTATTTGGTTTTAAGACTTTTATCACGGTGCCGCTAAAACCACATAAAACTGGAAATTTTGGTTATTTTATCTTACCGGTCTAA
- a CDS encoding GTP pyrophosphokinase, with protein sequence MRELELPDVQDVMLEYRKIKLLYRSALKEIGTKLEILNDEFKLVHQYNPIEHIESRLKTDESITRKLIRKGKEITVENIQKYIDDIAGVRVICSFTPDIYRIVDMISSQDDIEVLKTKDYMLNPKVNGYRSYHLIVRVPIFLSDRVVPTKVEIQIRTVAMDFWASLEHKIYYKYEGNTPEYIKKELKECADLVTFLDSKMLAINEEVRSIREENKE encoded by the coding sequence ATGAGAGAATTAGAATTACCTGATGTACAAGATGTAATGCTTGAATACCGAAAGATCAAATTATTATATCGTTCTGCATTAAAAGAGATCGGAACGAAATTAGAGATATTAAATGATGAGTTTAAACTTGTGCACCAGTACAATCCGATTGAACATATCGAATCAAGATTAAAAACAGATGAGAGCATCACAAGAAAGCTGATACGTAAAGGAAAAGAGATCACAGTAGAGAATATTCAGAAATATATTGATGATATCGCTGGGGTCAGGGTTATTTGTTCTTTTACACCAGACATTTATCGAATCGTAGATATGATTTCATCACAAGATGATATAGAAGTACTAAAGACAAAGGATTATATGTTGAATCCCAAGGTCAATGGATACAGAAGCTATCATCTGATCGTAAGAGTACCAATCTTTTTATCTGACAGAGTGGTACCTACCAAAGTAGAGATTCAGATCAGAACGGTTGCAATGGACTTTTGGGCATCTCTGGAGCATAAGATTTATTATAAATACGAGGGTAATACACCAGAATACATTAAGAAAGAATTGAAGGAGTGTGCAGATCTTGTGACGTTTTTAGACAGCAAGATGTTGGCGATCAATGAAGAAGTGAGAAGTATTCGGGAAGAAAATAAAGAATAG
- a CDS encoding cysteine peptidase family C39 domain-containing protein — MKQSKVIQISVFGILFLISLFIWNYMLVGRNNKGVTETSQATIPLLTVSADGKNINQLHGYQGSVDASLIRDSITPIYENEVKVMLTYAKSDVSVVSYKIYDTDNKTILGNGDTAFHKVKGKKTANIKIKERLENGKTYLMELSVKQNDKTIRYFTRVIYGTSFHLKECLDFAQKFHDAALTEGNTEFISQYLETAEGTTSNNLANVDLKSTQEAVSYATLKPQVESVYPATVKEISENVTSLELRYILSAENTDGTKQYYQATEYFRVRYAKDRMYLLNYERNMEAYMRYDTIDRSNNRILLGIGSSQKQLISKNGGKKAAFVVQDELWYYDYQKSNMHKVFSFEGEDYRDSRNNYQKHAIQIMKMKNNGDIAFLVYGYMNRGKHEGENGISVYQYTASDQKIEELGFIPTQIQYDMMKNDIKKGAFLSGSGQFYFYLDGAVYQVDLDSGKSKILAKNITDDMTVISENGMLALNQSKNKMKVVDLSTQKTEVITCKDDQVLRPIGFIEKDFIYGVGNKKEVVRNKDGSYMYPLTNVYIRNNKKIVKEYGEDGTYITNTSVDGTTIALTHSKKSGNGYKKINVSYIRYKDKQESKAVLEYGYTGTRLNQLYLAFPDDVYIQTRPNYLSTNVEEQEDEIKIKFAVNDNKYRDAFVYTGGKLSGIYSNLKEAIKVAKQGGGVVVNYHQMYLWEKGVAQNYGKGSNIPMIKAKNKEETDIACILMMARSEGIKISYDKIKKMSGSTYDKLFKVFNKRAVNYSDCSMDDLVYAISKGRSFVAQRKNGTYVLVMSYNQTDLRYYDPTNGKSVKANRKKLESEFKQAGSVYYGYAN; from the coding sequence ATGAAGCAAAGTAAAGTGATACAAATTTCAGTATTTGGAATTCTATTTTTAATTTCATTATTTATCTGGAATTATATGTTAGTTGGAAGAAATAACAAAGGGGTTACAGAAACTAGTCAAGCAACAATCCCTTTATTAACAGTGTCTGCAGATGGAAAGAATATTAACCAGTTGCATGGGTATCAGGGAAGTGTTGATGCATCCTTGATCCGTGACAGTATCACACCAATTTATGAGAATGAAGTAAAAGTAATGCTGACATATGCAAAATCTGACGTCAGTGTCGTGTCATATAAGATTTATGATACAGATAATAAAACAATCCTTGGAAATGGTGATACAGCATTTCATAAAGTCAAAGGAAAAAAGACGGCAAACATTAAGATTAAAGAACGTCTGGAAAATGGAAAAACATATCTAATGGAATTGTCAGTGAAACAAAATGACAAAACGATCCGTTATTTTACACGTGTGATTTATGGAACTAGTTTTCATTTAAAAGAATGTCTGGATTTTGCACAGAAATTCCATGATGCAGCATTGACAGAAGGTAATACAGAGTTTATCAGTCAGTATTTAGAAACGGCAGAGGGAACAACATCGAATAATCTGGCGAATGTTGACTTGAAATCGACACAGGAAGCGGTATCTTATGCAACATTAAAACCACAGGTTGAAAGTGTATATCCTGCAACCGTAAAAGAAATTTCTGAAAATGTAACGTCACTGGAGCTGAGATATATTCTTTCAGCAGAGAATACGGATGGAACAAAACAGTATTATCAGGCAACAGAATATTTCAGGGTTCGATATGCAAAGGACAGAATGTATCTGTTAAATTATGAACGTAATATGGAAGCATATATGCGATACGATACGATCGATCGTAGTAATAATCGTATTTTATTGGGAATCGGAAGCAGTCAGAAACAGTTGATCAGTAAAAATGGCGGAAAGAAAGCAGCATTCGTTGTCCAAGATGAATTGTGGTATTATGACTATCAGAAGTCCAACATGCACAAAGTATTTTCTTTTGAAGGAGAAGATTATCGTGACAGTCGCAACAACTATCAAAAGCATGCGATTCAGATTATGAAGATGAAGAATAATGGAGATATAGCATTCTTGGTTTATGGATATATGAATCGAGGAAAACATGAAGGAGAGAATGGTATTTCTGTTTATCAGTATACTGCGTCAGACCAGAAGATTGAGGAACTAGGCTTTATCCCAACACAGATTCAGTATGATATGATGAAAAATGACATTAAAAAAGGTGCATTTTTAAGTGGTAGCGGACAGTTTTATTTCTATTTGGATGGAGCGGTTTATCAGGTAGATCTTGACTCTGGAAAGAGTAAGATTCTGGCAAAGAACATTACAGATGATATGACAGTTATCTCTGAGAATGGAATGCTTGCATTGAATCAGTCAAAGAATAAGATGAAAGTTGTGGATCTTTCCACACAGAAAACAGAAGTGATCACATGTAAAGATGATCAGGTACTGCGTCCAATTGGATTCATAGAGAAAGATTTTATCTATGGAGTTGGAAATAAAAAAGAAGTTGTAAGGAATAAAGATGGTTCTTATATGTATCCATTGACAAATGTATATATAAGAAACAATAAAAAGATTGTAAAAGAGTATGGAGAAGATGGTACTTATATTACGAACACAAGTGTAGACGGAACAACGATCGCATTGACACATTCTAAGAAGAGTGGAAATGGATATAAGAAGATCAATGTAAGTTATATTCGTTACAAAGATAAACAGGAGAGTAAGGCAGTTTTAGAGTACGGGTATACAGGAACAAGATTGAATCAGTTATATCTTGCATTCCCGGATGATGTTTATATTCAGACAAGACCAAACTATCTTTCTACAAATGTTGAGGAACAGGAAGATGAGATAAAGATCAAATTTGCTGTAAATGATAATAAATATAGGGATGCATTTGTCTATACAGGCGGTAAGTTGTCAGGAATTTACAGTAATCTGAAAGAAGCTATCAAGGTCGCCAAGCAAGGTGGTGGAGTAGTTGTAAATTATCATCAGATGTATTTGTGGGAGAAAGGTGTTGCACAGAATTATGGAAAAGGATCTAATATCCCGATGATCAAAGCAAAGAATAAAGAGGAGACAGACATTGCATGTATTCTGATGATGGCAAGATCAGAAGGAATTAAGATTTCCTATGATAAGATTAAGAAGATGTCAGGCAGCACATATGATAAATTATTTAAGGTGTTCAATAAGCGTGCAGTTAATTATTCTGACTGCAGCATGGATGATCTTGTTTATGCAATAAGTAAGGGAAGATCTTTCGTGGCACAGAGAAAGAATGGCACATATGTCTTAGTTATGAGTTATAATCAGACGGATTTAAGATATTATGATCCGACAAATGGAAAGTCTGTAAAAGCAAATCGCAAGAAGCTTGAGAGTGAATTTAAACAAGCAGGAAGCGTTTATTACGGATATGCCAATTAG